The region GCACCACCCGCCGCATCTCCGCCAGCACGGCGGCGATATCAGGCACGTTGCGCAGCGCGAAACCGATCGTGGCGCAGTCGAAGCTGTCGTCAGGGAAGGGGAGGGCCATCGCGTTGCCCTCCACCAGTTCGACCATCCGGCCGTACGGGCTCGCGGCGACATTGCCAGTTGCCACATCCAGCATCTCCCGGCAAAAATCCAGGCCCGTCACCCGCCCCTCCGGCCCGGCGATCCTCGCCAGCTCCAGGGCCAGCATGCCGGTCCCGCAGCAGACATCGAGCGCCCGGCCGCCAGCCGCCAGCCCCGTCCTCTCGACCGCGAACCGTCGCCAGTACTTATCGCGGTTGAAGCTCAGCAGCGTATTCATCAAATCGTAACGACGGGCGATAGCGGCAAACACGCCGCGGACATAATTCTCTTTAGCGGTGGTAAAATCGGCCACAACATACTCTCCTTGCCAAATCAGACATCCCGTCCGCCTGTCGGCGGCCGGCACACTAACATTATACCGCCACGCGCGGGTCCGGACCACATAAAAAAACTTATCCCCTCGCCCCGCGCCGCCAGGAAACGCCTTTTTGCGGACAGAATATATAAATAAAAAAGATTCCCGCGGACGGGCGCGCAAGCGGCCCGCCGACAAGGAGGTTTCGATCGTGAAAGAAATCAGCTTCAGCGACCAGGCCAGCAAGGCCATGGAGGTGCTCCGCCAGGGAGCCTTCCTCACCGCCGGCGACGGCGACAAAAGCAACGTCATGACCATCGCCTGGGGCAGTATAGGCTTCATGTGGGGGAAACCGGTCTTCACCGTCATGGTGCGGCCGTCCCGCCACACCTACCAATTCATGGATCGCGGCGAATTCACCGTCAGCCTGCCGCTTGCCGGCATGAAGGACGCCCTCGCCCTCTGCGGCAGCAAATCGGGGCGGGACGTCGACAAAGTCAAAGCGGCTGGCCTCACCCTCCGGGCGGGCCAAAAGGTTGCCACCCCGGTCGTCGACGGCTGCGGCCTCTACTACGAATGCCGCGTCGCCTACCGGTACGACATGGTCCCCGGCCAGCTTGGCCAGGACTACGACGCCCAGTGGTACAAGGGCAGCGACTATCATACGGTATACATCGGCGAAATCGTCGCCGCCTACACTGACTGACGGCCGTCCGGCGGCGCCCATCTGCGGCCCCTACGCCGTTATAAAAGCGAGTCTTATTCAGACTCGCTTTTTCCTTTTATCTCAGCCCTCATTTTCCCGTTCATTCTTACCCTGCTTGCGCTGCCGCTGCGTCCGGTAGCCGTAGCCGACGACGCCGACGGTTATCGCCGCAGGCACCAGCCAGTGGGGCAAATACTCTACGATGTGGACGCCGATCTTGGGGTCGGCGTTGATCATCTCGCCCGCCGTCCAGGCGATCAGCGCGGCCCCGATGTAAACGATGATCGGGAACCGGTCCATCAGCATCACAAGGACTCTGCTGCCGAAAATGATAAGCGGGATGCTCAGTGCCAGCCCGACGCCGAGAAGAACATAATCACCCTCGGCGATTGCGGCGATGGCCAGGGTATTATCGAGGCTCATCACGATATCGGCGACAATGATCGTCTTCACGGCCGCCCAGAGCGAATCCGACGCATTGATATTATCGCAACTGTTCTCTTCCACGAGGAGCTTGGCGGCGATCCAGACAAGCAGCAGGCCCCCGGCGAATTGAAGATAAGGGATTTTAAGCAGGACCACCGCCACGATAGTGAGGACAATCCTAAGCCCTATCGCCCCGGCACTGCCCCACAGGATGGCCATCTTCTGCTGCTTGGGCGGCAGGCAGCGGCTGGCCATGGCGATAACCACCGCATTGTCGCCGCTGAGAACGATGTTCACCATCATGATTTTGGATAGTGCGACTAAAAACTCCATTTTTTTCTCCTTGATGTAAAAATTACTCTGCAGCCTCCTGAGCCGGTGCTCGGTAAAACAGTCAACATCAACTTACCACTATGCAAGCCTTATGTCAAGTGCGGCGGCGGTCCTCGACACGGCCGCACCCTGCGGGCGCCGGAGAAAAGTGCGAGCCCGCGGCTTATTTGGGCCGCGGGCTGGGAAGGTCTTATTATTTTTTAGCAAAGGTTATAGTTATAAAACCATCTCCTTCACATCCGGCACGACGGTAAAGGCGGCCTCGGTGGCGGCCCTCACATCGGCGACGGTAACGCCGGGAGCAGTCTCCGTGAGAACGAGACCCCGCTCGTCGCGGACAAAAACGGCCAGATTGGTGACGATCATATCGACCTCCTGCTTCGCTGTCAGCGGCAGGGAGCATTTCTTGAGAATCTTCGGCGAGCCGTCCTTGGCGGTGTGCTCCATCGCCACGATTACCCGCTTGGCGCCCACCACCAGGTCCATGGCGCCGCCCATGCCCGGCACGATCTTGCCCGGCACCATCCAGTTGGCCAGATTGCCCTCCTCGTCGACCTCCAGGCCGCCGAGGACGGTCGCCGCCAGATGCCCGCCGCGGATAATCGCGAACGACATCGCGCTGTCGAACACCGCGCCGCCGGGCAGGATGGAAACCGGCTTGCCGCCGGCGTTGGTCGTATCGGGGTCGGTTGCGCCGTTGGCCGAACCCAGACCGACAAAGCCATTCTCCGAATGGAGAATGATGTGGACGCCGGCCGGGATGTGGTCGGCGGCGAGAGTCGGGATGCCGATGCCGAGATTGACGAGATCGCCGTCCGCGAACTCGCGGGCGATACGTCTGGCGATAAGTTCTTTAGAATCCATCTTTTCTCCCCCTCCTAGCCCTGCACCAGGTAATTGACGAAAATACCCGGCAGCATTACGGCGTCCGGATCAATGGCGCCGGTCTCGACGATATTGGTGGCCTCGACAACCACGACATCGGCGGCCATGGCCATTAGCGGATTAAAGTTGCGGGCGGAGCGGTGGAAAATCAGGTTGCCCGCCTTATCGGCCGTATGGGCCTTTATAAAGGCGACGTCGGCCCGCAGCGGCTTCTCCAGCAGGTATTCGCGGCCGTCGACGGTGATGGTCTGCTTTCCTTCGGCCACGACTGTGCCCAGGCCGGTGGGGGTGAGGATACCGCCCAAACCTGCGCCGCCGGCGCGGATTATTTCCGCCAGCGTGCCCTGGGGCACCAGGTCGACGGCCAGTTCGCCGGCGTTCATCTGGCGACCGGTCTCGGGATTGGTGCCGATATGGGAAACAATCGCTTTCTTCAGCTGCTTGCTAACCACCAGTTTGCCGATCCCCTTATCAGGGACGGCGGTATCGTTGGCGATAACGGTCAGGTCTTTGGTCCCCTGGGCAACGAGCGCGTCCACGAGCGACTCCGGGGTACCCACCCCCAGAAACCCGCCGATCATGACGGACATACCGTCCTTGACCAAAGCGGCTGCTGCCTGTTGAGTCATCATTTTAGCCATAACAGATCCTCCTGAGCCGGAGGGGCAGCGCGGCTGCCCCTCCGCCATTTGCATTAGAATATCATCAGACCCAGGGCGATAACAATACCAGTGTAGATAAGCGTCATCACGCAGTAGCCCATGATGTCGCGAACGCCGAGCTTGGCGATCCCCAGCAGGGGCAGCGCCCAGAACGGCTGGATCATATTCGTCCACTGGTCGCCGTACGCGATGCTCATCGCCACCTTGGCCGGATCCACGCCGAGAGCCGCGCCGGCCGGGATGTTGATGGGGCCCTGCACTATCCACTGGCCGCCGCCGGAGGGAACGAAGAAATTGATGACGCCGCCGGCGATAAAGGTAAACAGCGGGAAAGTGAAGGGGGTCGAGAAGGAAATGAACCACTTGGCGATAATGGCGGCCAGACCCGAGGAAACCATGATGCCCTGGATGCCGCCGTACAGCGGGAACTGCAGGGCGATGCCGCCCGCTCCCTTGATGGCCTCGTTCATCGCCCGCACGTAATTGATCGGGGTCATATGAAGAATGACGCCGGCGACGAAGAAAATGCAGATAACGATATTAAGCGACAGGTTGAAACCCTTCGTGGCGAAATAATTACCGAGGTAAAGCAGGCCCATCAGGCCGAAAAGCATATTGATGACAACGCTGTTTTCCAGTATGGTCGCGAAAGTCTGTTTCGCGGGCGCCGCCGGCTCGGGCGCTTCGGCCAGCAGCTCGGGGTCGACCGTCCTGATGTCTTCGGGCTTGGGAGCCATCATCTTGAACAGGATCGGCAGGGTGAAGATAATAAACCACGTGATGATGAGGTTCGGGACCGAGAAAATGGTGCTGGTTACCGGGATGATGCCGGTGAGCTTCTCGACCAGGTGGCCCTTGGTGGCCACGGCCAGGGGAATAGAGCCCGAAATGCCGCCGTGCCAGATAACGAACCCGGAGTAACCGGCCGCGACCACGAAGCTGTAATCCGTTCCCTCCACGCGGCGGGCCAGCTCGCGGGCCAGCAGAGCGCCGACGACCAGGCCGAAGCCCCAGTTCAGGAAGCTGGCCACGCCGACCACGAAGCAGTTCAGCATCGCGGCCTGGGAGCCATTCTTGGGAATCGACGCCAGCGTGCTCAGGAAAGCCTTGATCGGCTTGCTGCTCGCCAGCGCGTGACCGGTCACGAGGATCAAAATCATCTGCATGGCGAAAGCGAGAATGCCGTATAGACCGTTGCCCCACATGGTAACAAGGGCCATGAAACCTTTTCCGGTAAGCGCGAGAGCCATTACGAACGCCGCAAAGGTAAGAAGAATTGCGAACAGGTAGGCGTCCGGCAGGTATCTCTGCACTAGAACGACAAAGAAATTGGCCATTCTGTTAAGCATAACTCTTGCTCCTCCTTATAACTAAAATTGTCGACGGGGGCTGAAACTCGAACCTGATTGCCCACCTCCTCCTTTCCGAAAGATCAAGCAAATCATCCCGCAAACATATAATGCAAATTTTATGCCAAAGAACAGACAAGAGCACGAGCCGCGCCGTTACCGGGCCGGCCGCCGCGCGACCGCCGGGAGAAGGGGAGGGCGGGGGTGAAAAATGTGAATATTTTTTCACACGCACCAGCCTTCAGGCGCTATTTTCGGAAAATTTTTGCACATTCATCCACCCGCTTGCGGTGTACCGCTCACTCGGAGGACTGGTCGCCCTCCAAAACCGCCTTGCCCAGACCGTGCTCGTCGATCTTATACTGCAGCGCCCGCCGGCTGATGTCGAGCATCTGGGCCGTCTTGCCGCGATTGCCGCCGCAGGCCTTCAGCGCCCGGTCGATCACCTGCTTCTCCACATAGTGCATGATATCGCGCAGCGTACCGGAGTGGGGGATCGCCACCTGCGGCTGGACAGTATCCGCAGTCAGGCCGGGCAGATCGTGGACCCCGATCACCCCGCTAGACATAATCACCGCCCGCTCCAGAGCATTGGCCAGCTCGCGCACATTCCCCGGCCAGCGATGGCGTCTTAGCTGCTCGGCCGCCTCGGCCGTGATCAGCGGCGGCTCGCGGTGGGACTCGGCGGCATAGTGGCGCAGGAAATAATCGGCCAGCAGCGGGATGTCCTCCTCGCGCTCCCTTAGCGGCGGCACATGGATAGGCACTACCTTAAGCCGGTAATACAAATCCTCGCGGAAATAACCGTTGCGCACCATGGCCTCGAGATCGCGGTTGGTCGCGGCGATGATCCGGACATCAACCTTAATCGTCTCCGTGCCGCCCACCCGCTCGAACTCCCGCTCCTGCAGCACCCCCAGCAGCTTCACCTGCAGCGCCGGCGTAAGCTCGCCGACCTCGTCGAAAAAGATCGTCCCCCCGTCGGCAAGCTCGAACCGTCCCGGCTTGCGGGCTACCGCCCCCGTGAACGCCCCCTTCTCGTAACCGAACAGCTCGCTCTCCAGAAGTCCCTCCGGCAGCGCCCCGCAGTTGACCTTGATGAACGGCCCGTCGCGGCGCACACTGTTATTGTGGATGATCTTCGCGATCAGCTCCTTGCCGCTGCCGCTTTCGCCGGTCACGAGCACCGTCGCGTTCGTTGGGGCCACCCGGCCCACCTTCTTATAAACCTCCTGCATCACCGCGCTCTTACCGATGATATTGCCGAGCTTATACTTCTCCTGAACCTGGTTCCTGAGCACCGTCACCTCGTCGCGCAAGCTCTGGAGCTGGAGCGCCCGTTCGAGAATAATCCTCAGCTCAGCCACATTATACGGCTTGACGAGATAATCGAACGCCCCGTTCTTCATCGCCTCGACCGCCGTATCCACCGTCCCGTGGGCGGTCATCAGAATAACCGCCGTATGGGGCTGCTCGCTGCGGATAATCTCGAAAGCCTCCATACCGCCCATCACCGGCATCTTGATATCCATCACGATCACCGCCGGCTTGATCTCCCGGGCCTTCTCCACCGCCTCGCGGCCGTTCTCGGCCAGGAAAACGCTGTAGCCGGCCTTGCGGACGACCTCCTGGATCAGGCGGCGGACGCTCAGCTCATCGTCCACCACCAGCACGCGGTCATTCCTGCTCATCTTTATCACCCTCCAGCGCCGGCAGGGCGAGCGTGAAAACGCTGCCCTGGCCCAAGGTTGAATCCACAAGGATCTTGCCGCCCCAGCTCGCCATCAGCCGGTCGGCGACCGACAGACCGAGGCCGGTGCCGCCGTCCTTCGTGGTGAAGAAGGGATCGAACAGCTTGCCGATATTCTCCGGGGAAATGCCTACGCCCGTATCCGCGACGCTGACGCGCACCGTGCGGTCCGCGAAGTCGAAAAAAGTGCGGATGCGGATCTCGCCGTCGCTGTCGACAGCCTGGCTGGCGTTGATAAGCACATTGATCAGCACCTGCTTGAAGCGCTCGCCGTCCACCTTCACCATCGGCAGGTTGGGAGCGAAGGAACGGACGAGCTCGATGCCGCTGCGGGCCGCCTTCGGCTCGATCAGCAGCAGCGAATCGGCCACCACCGTATTGATATCGGTCGGCCCCACCCCGGAAGCGGGCGGACGGGCGAACGTCAGCAGCTCCTCGATAAGGCGGTTCATGCGGGCCGTTTCCTTGATAATGATATCCGTATACTCGCTCTGCTCCGCCGGCGTGATCTCCTCCCGCAGCAGCTGGGCGAACCCCTTCACCGCCATCATCGGATTACGGATCTCATGAGCGAGGCCGGCCGCCAGCTCCCCGGCCAAGGCCAGGCGCTCGGCCCGCTGCACCTGCTCCTCCAGGCGGCGCTTGGCCGACAGGCTGAGCGCCATATCGTTGATCGCTGCCGATATCTCGCCCATCTCGCCGCCCAGGCGGGGCAACTGATGGGTCAGGTCGCTCTTCAGGCGCACCAGGCCGCCCTTGATCAGCTCGATGTCGGTAGCCAGCCAGCCGACGAGATAAACAACGCCGGCGATCCCGATGATCAGGCCCAGGGCGATCGCCAGGTAAGCCTGCCTGGTCATCGCGCGGATCTGCATATCGATATCGGCCGTCAGCTCGTTCGCCCAGATATATCCGATCACCTTATCATGCCGAATGATCGGGTGCATAGCGTTCATTATATCGCCGCGGACCAGGGGACCCTCCTGAACGCGCGGCCGGCCGGTGGCCATCACCACGCGGCCCTCGTGGGTCGGGCCGATCGGCAGGCCGACCTTATCCGCGAAAACGCTGCTCGGGCCGTAAGTTATGATAGCATCAAGCTCGCGCGAATAATAGCCCACGCCGATGCCGGGATAGGCGGCCGCCACCTGGTCCGTATAAGCGGCCAGCTCGCGGTTGAGGGCGGCGATGCGCTCGGTCCGTTCCGCGCCGGCGAGGTTCCGCCGGTCCAGGATATCATCATAGCTCCCGGCCAGGAACTCGTCCAGCATCCGGGCGGCGCCGAACAGCTTCGCCTGCTTCTCCGCCACCAGCGCCTGCTCGGCGTTCACCATCATGAAATAGCTCGCCGCCATGATCGGCAGAGCCACCACGACCACCGTCAGGATCAAGAGCCGTCCGCGCAAACTACGCGGCCACATCAGCACCACCCCTTCGCTGCACTAATTCCACCCGCCCGGCCGATATTCCTTGTGGTGCATTTTTCTTCAACCCCGCCGGGGCGCGGCAAAGCGAAGCCCGGCACCGTCAGGTACCGGGCTGTTCATCGTCGGCGCCGCTTTTTTCCGCCGCCTGCTCCTTACGGGCCTCGCGGGCCAGCGTCCAGGCCTCGCGGGCCAGCTCCAGCACCCGCTTCTCATTCTTGGCCTGCGGGTTGCCGACCACCTTCCCGAGGTAATTGAGCGCCTCCGGCAGCCGGCCGGTGCGGCGCAGCAGCTCGCCGATCAGATACTCGAGCGTCAGCTGGCTCATATTGCCGATCGGCAGCCTCTCCTTGAGGAAAGCCAGCTCATAATGCTCGCGCGCCTGATCCAGCATCGTCTTCTCCTCGTCCGGCAGCCCTCCCTCCCGGTAAAGCCAGGCCAGCTTAAGGTACAGACCTGCCTGACGGCTGGGCAGCGTACCGGCCATATCGGCGAAGAAAATCGCCAGCTTGTAAGTCGTCACCGCCTCCTGGCGCGTCCTTTCGCCGGAGAAATTCACCTTCACGTCCCGCCCGGACAGGAAAGTCTTTACAGCCGCCATCTTCGCCGGCTGCTCCTCGAAATACGTGTCCTGGGCGGCGTAGCCGCAGTGGGGGCAGACCCAGACCGAGTAATAATAAGGATTGACCTCTTTGTAATACGTGCAGAAATCGCTGTCCTGCTTCAGCATCGAAAGGCGGTTGCGCACCTTCGTGACCGAGAACCGCTTGTCACACATCACGCATGCCTTTTCCACCGTGTACAAAATATCTGCCATGGCTTTCCCTTCTCCCGGATTTCGGGCAGAACCGTCAGTCGGCTTTAAGCTCGCGGGCCAGCGCCCGGGCGGCTCCTGCGAACAGCATCGTATCCGAGCCAACGCACAGCATGCGCACACCCTGCCCCCGCCAATATCTGGCCTGGGCGGCGTCGAAACAGAACATGCCGGCGAACTTGCCGCTCCTCACCGTTCGCTCCACGATCGCATGCACCGTGCGGGTAAACTCGGGATCGTCGAAGCGGCCGGGCATCGCCATCGAGTGCGAAAGATCAGCCGGCCCCACAAATACGCCGTCCACCCCGTCCACCGCCAGAATCTCGTCAAGGGCGTCGACCGCCCTGATATCCTCCGCCTGGACGATAACGAGCGTATTCTCGTTCGTATCGGCGATATACCTGTCCAGCGGCTGAAAACCGTAGCGGGCGGCGCGGACAATGCCGGCGAGACCGCGGTCGCCGCGCGGATAATACTTCACCGCCCGGACGGCCCGGTCGGCTTCCGCGGCGCTGTTGACCTGCGGCACGAGCACGCCGCGGGCGCCGACATCCATAGCCCGCAGGATATACGCCGGCTCGTTCTTCGTAACCCTCACGACAGGCGTCAGCCCGCTCACCTCGGCGGCCCGGATCATCGACTCCACCTCGGCGATGTCGTTGGCGCCGTGCTCGGTATCGACAATCACGTAATCCAAGCCGGCGTAGCCGAGAATCTCCACGCTCGCC is a window of Selenomonadales bacterium 4137-cl DNA encoding:
- a CDS encoding demethylmenaquinone methyltransferase produces the protein MADFTTAKENYVRGVFAAIARRYDLMNTLLSFNRDKYWRRFAVERTGLAAGGRALDVCCGTGMLALELARIAGPEGRVTGLDFCREMLDVATGNVAASPYGRMVELVEGNAMALPFPDDSFDCATIGFALRNVPDIAAVLAEMRRVVRPGGMVVSLELAKPSAPVFKQLYYFYFEQVLPLLGKAGVGVDGPYRWLPESLRRFPHQAAVRDIFTAVGLKEAVYHELTGGIVAVHTGRK
- a CDS encoding DUF2225 domain-containing protein → MADILYTVEKACVMCDKRFSVTKVRNRLSMLKQDSDFCTYYKEVNPYYYSVWVCPHCGYAAQDTYFEEQPAKMAAVKTFLSGRDVKVNFSGERTRQEAVTTYKLAIFFADMAGTLPSRQAGLYLKLAWLYREGGLPDEEKTMLDQAREHYELAFLKERLPIGNMSQLTLEYLIGELLRRTGRLPEALNYLGKVVGNPQAKNEKRVLELAREAWTLAREARKEQAAEKSGADDEQPGT
- a CDS encoding aldolase/citrate lyase family protein codes for the protein MVFLLKEKIARGAVNGTMVLTYAPASVEILGYAGLDYVIVDTEHGANDIAEVESMIRAAEVSGLTPVVRVTKNEPAYILRAMDVGARGVLVPQVNSAAEADRAVRAVKYYPRGDRGLAGIVRAARYGFQPLDRYIADTNENTLVIVQAEDIRAVDALDEILAVDGVDGVFVGPADLSHSMAMPGRFDDPEFTRTVHAIVERTVRSGKFAGMFCFDAAQARYWRGQGVRMLCVGSDTMLFAGAARALARELKAD
- a CDS encoding sigma-54 dependent transcriptional regulator, yielding MSRNDRVLVVDDELSVRRLIQEVVRKAGYSVFLAENGREAVEKAREIKPAVIVMDIKMPVMGGMEAFEIIRSEQPHTAVILMTAHGTVDTAVEAMKNGAFDYLVKPYNVAELRIILERALQLQSLRDEVTVLRNQVQEKYKLGNIIGKSAVMQEVYKKVGRVAPTNATVLVTGESGSGKELIAKIIHNNSVRRDGPFIKVNCGALPEGLLESELFGYEKGAFTGAVARKPGRFELADGGTIFFDEVGELTPALQVKLLGVLQEREFERVGGTETIKVDVRIIAATNRDLEAMVRNGYFREDLYYRLKVVPIHVPPLREREEDIPLLADYFLRHYAAESHREPPLITAEAAEQLRRHRWPGNVRELANALERAVIMSSGVIGVHDLPGLTADTVQPQVAIPHSGTLRDIMHYVEKQVIDRALKACGGNRGKTAQMLDISRRALQYKIDEHGLGKAVLEGDQSSE
- the atoD gene encoding acetate CoA-transferase subunit alpha — translated: MAKMMTQQAAAALVKDGMSVMIGGFLGVGTPESLVDALVAQGTKDLTVIANDTAVPDKGIGKLVVSKQLKKAIVSHIGTNPETGRQMNAGELAVDLVPQGTLAEIIRAGGAGLGGILTPTGLGTVVAEGKQTITVDGREYLLEKPLRADVAFIKAHTADKAGNLIFHRSARNFNPLMAMAADVVVVEATNIVETGAIDPDAVMLPGIFVNYLVQG
- a CDS encoding ATP-binding protein, encoding MWPRSLRGRLLILTVVVVALPIMAASYFMMVNAEQALVAEKQAKLFGAARMLDEFLAGSYDDILDRRNLAGAERTERIAALNRELAAYTDQVAAAYPGIGVGYYSRELDAIITYGPSSVFADKVGLPIGPTHEGRVVMATGRPRVQEGPLVRGDIMNAMHPIIRHDKVIGYIWANELTADIDMQIRAMTRQAYLAIALGLIIGIAGVVYLVGWLATDIELIKGGLVRLKSDLTHQLPRLGGEMGEISAAINDMALSLSAKRRLEEQVQRAERLALAGELAAGLAHEIRNPMMAVKGFAQLLREEITPAEQSEYTDIIIKETARMNRLIEELLTFARPPASGVGPTDINTVVADSLLLIEPKAARSGIELVRSFAPNLPMVKVDGERFKQVLINVLINASQAVDSDGEIRIRTFFDFADRTVRVSVADTGVGISPENIGKLFDPFFTTKDGGTGLGLSVADRLMASWGGKILVDSTLGQGSVFTLALPALEGDKDEQE
- a CDS encoding flavin reductase family protein, with product MKEISFSDQASKAMEVLRQGAFLTAGDGDKSNVMTIAWGSIGFMWGKPVFTVMVRPSRHTYQFMDRGEFTVSLPLAGMKDALALCGSKSGRDVDKVKAAGLTLRAGQKVATPVVDGCGLYYECRVAYRYDMVPGQLGQDYDAQWYKGSDYHTVYIGEIVAAYTD
- a CDS encoding TerC family protein; this encodes MEFLVALSKIMMVNIVLSGDNAVVIAMASRCLPPKQQKMAILWGSAGAIGLRIVLTIVAVVLLKIPYLQFAGGLLLVWIAAKLLVEENSCDNINASDSLWAAVKTIIVADIVMSLDNTLAIAAIAEGDYVLLGVGLALSIPLIIFGSRVLVMLMDRFPIIVYIGAALIAWTAGEMINADPKIGVHIVEYLPHWLVPAAITVGVVGYGYRTQRQRKQGKNERENEG
- a CDS encoding 3-oxoacid CoA-transferase subunit B codes for the protein MDSKELIARRIAREFADGDLVNLGIGIPTLAADHIPAGVHIILHSENGFVGLGSANGATDPDTTNAGGKPVSILPGGAVFDSAMSFAIIRGGHLAATVLGGLEVDEEGNLANWMVPGKIVPGMGGAMDLVVGAKRVIVAMEHTAKDGSPKILKKCSLPLTAKQEVDMIVTNLAVFVRDERGLVLTETAPGVTVADVRAATEAAFTVVPDVKEMVL
- a CDS encoding TIGR00366 family protein, giving the protein MLNRMANFFVVLVQRYLPDAYLFAILLTFAAFVMALALTGKGFMALVTMWGNGLYGILAFAMQMILILVTGHALASSKPIKAFLSTLASIPKNGSQAAMLNCFVVGVASFLNWGFGLVVGALLARELARRVEGTDYSFVVAAGYSGFVIWHGGISGSIPLAVATKGHLVEKLTGIIPVTSTIFSVPNLIITWFIIFTLPILFKMMAPKPEDIRTVDPELLAEAPEPAAPAKQTFATILENSVVINMLFGLMGLLYLGNYFATKGFNLSLNIVICIFFVAGVILHMTPINYVRAMNEAIKGAGGIALQFPLYGGIQGIMVSSGLAAIIAKWFISFSTPFTFPLFTFIAGGVINFFVPSGGGQWIVQGPINIPAGAALGVDPAKVAMSIAYGDQWTNMIQPFWALPLLGIAKLGVRDIMGYCVMTLIYTGIVIALGLMIF